GTCGAGGGCAGCGGGACGCTGCCGCCCGGTACATAGACACCGACCGACTCGCACGCCCTTGAAATACTGCCGTAACCGGCAGCGAAGTCCATCCAGTCACGCGGCTTTGAGGCTTCGTGAAAGCGTCTGACTCTCTCGGCGGCATGCGAAAAGGCTTCCAGTACCCGAGGGTCAACACAGTCGGATGCGGCGTCCAGATCGGTGGCGCTGACCTCAAGAGCTTCGTTGTCGGCGCCATCCAATGCGAGATTCAATGCGCGTACCGCATGATCCCCCTTACTTCGCACATCGTCGATGATCCTTGAAACCGTGTCCAGAGGGGATAGTCGCTCGCCGAAGACGCGTTCAGTTGTGTCCAGGAATGAGTCGGGAACCGATGCGAGATCGAGACGGCGACCTACTGACAGCGCGTCCCGAGCAGCTTCTACACCGTGGACAACTTTCACGACAGGTAGCTCCTGAGTCCGTCGGTCAACGTGTCGACGGCTTCAGCAGTGAACTCATCCACGCGTGACCTGGGAACCGAGTCATAGAGGGTATTCAGCCATCCATCAACCGAATCGAGGAAGGCATCCGCATGTTCGTATGCCGGGTGCTCCTCATTTCCGGCCGCTATCCGGCGTGCCATGAAACGAAGCCGATCCCACGAGAATCCGCCGTCAACGACCCTGTAGACCCACTCCTCCCACTGCTGGAGGTCTTCCGGGGGGAGAAATCTCACGTTGACGTTCGCCAATTCGACTTCCGCACCAGCAATCGCCTCTCTGGCATCGTCCCAGACACGCCGGTCGAAATCGAGCTGGAGGGCCCGATCCAACACCTTCGCCAGCTCCACATCTTCAAAGACCCCGTCCACGCCAAAATAGGGCCTGAACATACGAACTATGTAGGACTCGTCCGCCAACAGATGAGTGATGTAACCAGCCATGAATGCACGTGTGGGACCGTCATGCTCTGCGGCATTCATTAGCTCGGGATATGCGGCGAACATCGTCTCGACGCCCGTGCCAATTGTCTCGAAGTCCAATTCCACAAAGTGGTACTCAGATCGAGCCCTCTTGGTCAGCGCCCTGATGTCAGGTGCCGTTGCTCCAAGGCAGAAGTATCCCCAGAACGCCTCGATGTCAGGATGTTTGATCTGTGATGCTGCCGAGGAGGCAAGCTGGATGTGAGCCGGGAGGTTGGGCATGCTACACGGCTTGAACGAGTCTCGAATATGAGGTCGACTCAGACTGAAACACGTAGCTTGGTTTATCCACTGTTACGCTGGTGCCGCCTATCTCACGGATCGTGTCGACCGCGGAGAGGAGCCGGCTCTCTTCGATGATTACAGTGACGGCAAACCATCCAGTGCCATCAGGGGCATACACCTTCGAGATCGTGGGGCCCTGAAGTCCTGAGATATCAGAATGGCGCAGGACGTACTCGGCCACTTCCTCGGCCGTCTCGCCCTTCATGTTGGCGGTAATCCTAACGACAGTTCTTGCTCCCAGGTTAGCCTCCATCATCTCCAACAGGAGCCGGGCAGCTGCAAGCTGCGCGGTGTCACGGACGGGGTCCATCTTCCTGGAAATGACACAGGCGTCAGATGATATCGCAGTCCCGCCTTCTATCTGTTTCAGGCGGTTTTCCCGGATAGTCGAGCCGGTCTCGGTAATGTCGCCAATGATATCGGCAAAACCCATGGCGGGAGCAGCCTCCAGGGTACCGCTGGACTGGACCAGGCTGAAGTAGTTAACCCCGTGGGCCAGAAGGTGCCGCTGTATCAGTCGAGGGTATTTTGTTGCGACCCTCAGGTCCTGGCCCATGTCCCGAAACTCTTCTGAAACTTCAGCCAGGTCGGACATCGACGTTACATCTACCCAGGCATCAGGTACGGCCATGACCAGATTGCTTCTACCGAAGCCAAGTCCGTCAACGACTACCCTGCTGTCCCCGTCCTCTCTTCGCGTCTCGAGGAACTGGTCTTTACCTACTATTCCGAGGTCTACGGCACCATCATCGACCTTTGCAGTTATATCTGAGCCACGCTGGAACATAACCGTGACCCCTGGAACAGATCTCACCTCGGCGATGTAACGGCGACTGTTAGCCCTCGAAACGGAAAGCCCGCACGCACGCATGAACGACATGCAAGGATCGTGCAATGCTCCACTACTTGGCAGGCCCAATCTGAGCGTTGCACTACTCACGCCGAAGCTCCCACGGACCCTGCCTGGGCAACCAGCACCAGTTCGTCCAGATTCAGCGCGAACCCGCACGCCGGAGTGTTCGGGCCGCCGAATGCTCTAACGAGGTCATCGTACCTGCCGCCGCCGCCGAGCGATGCCTCCACTCCATCGACCTTCGACGTGTACTCGAACACGATCCCCGTGTAGTAGGCCCTCCCTCTTACAAACGAGAGGTCCAATTCGACTGTTACATCATCCCCTATTCGTGAGACGGAACCGAACGCCGAACTCAGTTCGTCCACAGCCGACAGAGATGCCCCACTTGACTCCATCACCGCTGCAATCGATTCAAGGGGGTCGGAGACAGTAGTGGGCGAATTCAAAAGGGCCGAGACATTGGTCAATGCTGACCTGAAGTCGGACTCGGGAACGGCTTTTCGCATCCTGTTGGCGAGTCTCACCATTATCTGTTCCCGGCTTCTCCTGCCCGTGGGTCCGGGCAGCGAACGACCCAATGC
This region of Dehalococcoidia bacterium genomic DNA includes:
- the hisG gene encoding ATP phosphoribosyltransferase, whose protein sequence is MHDPCMSFMRACGLSVSRANSRRYIAEVRSVPGVTVMFQRGSDITAKVDDGAVDLGIVGKDQFLETRREDGDSRVVVDGLGFGRSNLVMAVPDAWVDVTSMSDLAEVSEEFRDMGQDLRVATKYPRLIQRHLLAHGVNYFSLVQSSGTLEAAPAMGFADIIGDITETGSTIRENRLKQIEGGTAISSDACVISRKMDPVRDTAQLAAARLLLEMMEANLGARTVVRITANMKGETAEEVAEYVLRHSDISGLQGPTISKVYAPDGTGWFAVTVIIEESRLLSAVDTIREIGGTSVTVDKPSYVFQSESTSYSRLVQAV
- a CDS encoding zinc dependent phospholipase C family protein, which codes for MPNLPAHIQLASSAASQIKHPDIEAFWGYFCLGATAPDIRALTKRARSEYHFVELDFETIGTGVETMFAAYPELMNAAEHDGPTRAFMAGYITHLLADESYIVRMFRPYFGVDGVFEDVELAKVLDRALQLDFDRRVWDDAREAIAGAEVELANVNVRFLPPEDLQQWEEWVYRVVDGGFSWDRLRFMARRIAAGNEEHPAYEHADAFLDSVDGWLNTLYDSVPRSRVDEFTAEAVDTLTDGLRSYLS